Proteins found in one Sporosarcina sp. FSL K6-3457 genomic segment:
- the deoD gene encoding purine-nucleoside phosphorylase — MSIHINAKKGDIADTILLPGDPLRAKYIAETFLEDVTQYNEVRNMFGYTGTYKGKRISVQGTGMGVPSISIYVTELMQEYDVQKLIRVGTCGAIQKDVHVRDVILAQSASTDSKMNDIIFNGVSYAPTADFDLLLKAYQAGLEKGLALKVGNVFTEDVFYNEYAQHEKWAQYGVLAVEMEAAALYTLAAKFGRQALAILTVSDHILTGEATSSEERQTTFNDMIVVALEAAIQE, encoded by the coding sequence ATGAGTATACATATTAATGCGAAAAAAGGCGATATTGCAGATACAATTTTACTACCAGGAGACCCGCTCCGTGCAAAATACATCGCTGAAACATTTTTAGAGGATGTCACACAATACAATGAAGTTCGTAATATGTTTGGCTATACAGGAACGTATAAAGGAAAACGTATTTCTGTACAAGGAACTGGAATGGGTGTGCCATCTATTTCGATATATGTCACAGAATTAATGCAAGAATATGACGTTCAAAAATTGATTCGTGTGGGAACTTGCGGAGCGATTCAGAAAGATGTCCATGTTCGTGATGTAATACTTGCGCAAAGTGCATCTACAGATTCCAAGATGAATGATATTATTTTTAACGGTGTTAGTTATGCACCAACTGCAGACTTTGATCTGTTATTGAAAGCGTATCAGGCGGGTCTTGAAAAAGGCCTAGCGCTAAAAGTGGGTAACGTCTTTACAGAAGATGTTTTCTACAATGAATACGCACAGCATGAAAAGTGGGCGCAGTATGGTGTATTGGCAGTTGAGATGGAAGCCGCAGCATTGTACACGCTAGCAGCGAAATTTGGACGTCAAGCATTAGCTATTTTAACGGTTAGTGACCATATCCTTACAGGGGAAGCGACATCATCAGAAGAACGTCAAACGACGTTTAACGATATGATTGTGGTGGCGTTAGAAGCAGCCATTCAAGAATAA
- a CDS encoding YozE family protein, protein MDRSFYRFVLSFRGGVKGDLHAMFAEGMFNDLSFPKEEKAFDPLSRYIEDKADSQMPSVIFDELYRLYEERFL, encoded by the coding sequence ATGGATCGATCTTTTTACCGCTTTGTCCTTTCATTCCGTGGTGGGGTAAAAGGTGATTTGCACGCAATGTTTGCAGAAGGTATGTTCAATGACCTTAGCTTTCCAAAAGAAGAAAAAGCTTTTGATCCGCTATCACGCTATATTGAAGACAAGGCGGATTCGCAAATGCCATCCGTCATTTTTGATGAATTATACAGATTGTATGAAGAGCGTTTCCTGTAA
- the msrB gene encoding peptide-methionine (R)-S-oxide reductase MsrB, translating to MKEELKKKLTDMQYYVTQESGTEPPFRNEFDSHYEQGIYVDIVSGKPLFSSKDKYDAGCGWPSFTKPIEALEVVEHFDTSHGMRRIEVRSKTADSHLGHVFPDGPGEDGLRYCINSAALRFIPVNRLEIEGYEAYKQQFLD from the coding sequence ATGAAAGAGGAATTGAAAAAGAAACTAACGGACATGCAGTATTATGTCACGCAGGAAAGTGGCACAGAACCGCCTTTCCGCAATGAATTTGATAGTCATTATGAACAAGGTATCTATGTCGATATTGTGTCAGGAAAGCCGTTATTCAGTTCAAAAGATAAATATGACGCTGGATGTGGTTGGCCAAGCTTTACAAAACCAATCGAAGCATTGGAAGTCGTCGAGCATTTTGATACAAGTCATGGGATGCGTCGGATAGAAGTGCGTAGTAAAACAGCAGATTCCCATCTCGGTCATGTATTTCCAGATGGACCAGGCGAAGATGGACTCCGATACTGCATCAATTCGGCAGCTTTACGTTTTATACCTGTCAATCGCTTAGAAATAGAAGGCTATGAGGCGTACAAGCAACAATTTTTAGACTAG
- the msrA gene encoding peptide-methionine (S)-S-oxide reductase MsrA — protein MTQSVATFAGGCFWCMVKPFHRYEGVLAVVSGYTGGEIADPSYELVCTNTTGHREAVQITFDDDIISYRELLDIFWRQIDPTDSGGQFFDRGESYQTAIYYHSAEQLELATQSKLDLDALSKFTKLIATDILPAKPFYAAEQGHQDYYLKNPTHYNRYAIGSGREQFKKDNWGEKV, from the coding sequence ATGACCCAATCAGTGGCAACATTTGCAGGAGGTTGTTTTTGGTGTATGGTGAAACCGTTTCATCGTTATGAGGGTGTTCTTGCCGTCGTTTCAGGCTATACTGGTGGGGAGATTGCCGATCCATCCTACGAACTAGTCTGTACAAACACAACGGGCCATCGAGAAGCTGTTCAAATCACATTTGATGATGATATCATTTCATATCGTGAGCTGCTGGACATTTTCTGGCGCCAAATCGATCCGACCGATAGTGGTGGACAGTTTTTCGACCGCGGGGAATCGTATCAGACGGCAATTTATTATCACAGTGCTGAACAATTGGAATTAGCCACACAATCCAAGCTTGACTTGGATGCTTTGAGTAAATTCACAAAGCTGATTGCAACGGATATTCTTCCTGCGAAGCCATTTTACGCGGCAGAACAAGGGCATCAAGATTATTACTTGAAAAACCCTACGCATTACAATCGATACGCAATTGGATCGGGGCGAGAGCAATTCAAAAAGGATAACTGGGGTGAGAAAGTATGA
- a CDS encoding YpmS family protein, with amino-acid sequence MNKWKIGFFLLAGGVAAAVSAVIILISSTPESVPLPDMERRNMSDNVLTVRATKENLEGIANTYIRKAMKGEPIPVTMAVGDEVLLFSEMMLFSYTVPVIMHFDPIVREDGNLILKLSKIEIGVLNIPPATVLKVLKDSVKLPPWMTVRPKEEELFIDLSEIPVSGNLQVRAKTFNLVEDEIILELIIPQN; translated from the coding sequence ATGAATAAATGGAAAATAGGATTTTTTTTACTAGCTGGGGGCGTCGCAGCAGCCGTTTCTGCGGTCATTATTTTGATCAGTAGTACTCCTGAATCGGTTCCACTTCCTGATATGGAAAGACGTAATATGTCGGACAATGTCTTGACGGTGAGAGCGACAAAGGAAAATTTGGAAGGAATCGCCAATACGTATATACGAAAAGCGATGAAAGGCGAGCCGATTCCGGTAACAATGGCAGTTGGTGACGAGGTGTTGCTGTTCTCGGAAATGATGTTATTTTCATATACAGTCCCGGTTATTATGCATTTTGACCCTATTGTACGAGAAGACGGCAATTTAATTTTAAAGCTGTCGAAGATTGAAATAGGGGTATTGAATATACCGCCTGCAACCGTTTTAAAAGTATTAAAGGACTCTGTAAAACTTCCTCCTTGGATGACTGTTCGTCCAAAGGAAGAAGAGCTATTTATTGATTTATCAGAAATTCCTGTATCGGGTAATTTACAAGTGCGAGCGAAAACATTTAACTTAGTTGAAGATGAAATTATTTTGGAACTTATTATTCCACAAAATTAA
- a CDS encoding GDSL-type esterase/lipase family protein encodes MRRVFLIVIAFSLLLAGCQSESVKTIESLSKRQEIAFTAWDIPGYFIAKRVHVVGLGDSLTQGVGDELKKEGYFGRVTTQMNDWRGVKEVDAENLAKRGRRSDQLIDQLGEIDIQSAIKRADMIYLTIGGNDIMKVVKANLFNLKVEPFYVELGKFENRLDESFSIIRALNSDAIIVVAGLYDPTTLVTNETNEFVDIIDDWNEAIEVRASMDNKACFVPVIDLFDTNENMVYHTDFFHPNAKGYDAMAARYLKELKECGLLELSDGEMDM; translated from the coding sequence ATGAGAAGAGTATTCCTAATCGTGATAGCTTTCTCATTGTTGTTGGCGGGCTGTCAATCAGAGTCGGTAAAAACAATAGAATCGTTGTCGAAACGTCAAGAAATTGCATTTACGGCATGGGATATCCCAGGGTATTTTATCGCGAAACGGGTTCATGTGGTTGGTTTAGGGGATTCGTTGACGCAAGGTGTTGGAGATGAACTGAAAAAAGAAGGTTATTTTGGCCGGGTTACGACACAGATGAATGATTGGCGAGGCGTTAAAGAGGTCGATGCTGAAAATTTGGCAAAGCGGGGACGAAGAAGTGATCAGCTCATTGACCAGCTTGGGGAAATAGATATACAATCAGCTATAAAAAGGGCAGATATGATCTATTTGACGATTGGTGGCAATGATATTATGAAAGTCGTCAAGGCTAATTTATTTAATTTGAAGGTCGAGCCTTTTTATGTTGAACTTGGGAAATTTGAGAATCGGTTAGATGAATCCTTCTCGATTATTCGTGCTTTGAATAGTGATGCTATCATTGTTGTCGCTGGTCTCTATGACCCGACCACGCTTGTGACGAATGAAACGAATGAATTTGTCGATATTATTGATGATTGGAATGAAGCGATTGAAGTCCGTGCGTCTATGGATAACAAAGCATGCTTTGTCCCGGTCATTGATTTATTTGATACCAATGAAAATATGGTGTACCACACCGATTTCTTTCACCCGAATGCTAAAGGGTACGATGCAATGGCAGCTCGTTACCTCAAGGAGTTGAAAGAATGTGGTTTGTTAGAGCTGTCAGACGGGGAAATGGATATGTAG
- a CDS encoding DegV family protein, which produces MKKVHIVTDSTVELTKEDIGKYGIHVVPLTILINGKTYIDGVDLQPEEFAEMMKGSAELPKSSQPAAGVFKELYDRLGEDGSEIISLHMTGGMSGTVKSAQTAAEMTDSNVTVIDSMYITHALSFQVMEAAEMAKQGKTVAEIVAHLNAVRKKTSLFVVVDVLDNLVKGGRIGKGKAMIGSLLNIKPIATLQDGVYTPVAKARSHKQVVAHLFKAFTEETTGKIVRGVGIAHVNGLAMAEPLKKLIEESGVKDVKLTFATPVISTHTGEGAIGFMYYTD; this is translated from the coding sequence GTGAAAAAAGTTCATATTGTGACAGACTCAACAGTGGAGTTAACAAAAGAGGATATTGGAAAGTATGGCATCCATGTTGTCCCGCTAACGATACTTATTAACGGTAAAACATATATTGATGGGGTTGATCTTCAACCTGAAGAATTTGCCGAAATGATGAAGGGGTCAGCAGAATTACCTAAAAGTTCACAGCCGGCAGCAGGTGTTTTTAAAGAGCTTTATGATCGGCTAGGCGAGGACGGTAGTGAAATCATCTCCCTACATATGACAGGTGGCATGAGTGGAACGGTGAAATCTGCTCAGACAGCTGCTGAAATGACAGATTCGAATGTGACGGTTATCGATTCCATGTATATTACGCATGCGCTATCGTTTCAGGTGATGGAAGCAGCAGAAATGGCCAAGCAAGGCAAAACGGTTGCTGAAATCGTTGCGCATCTGAACGCAGTACGAAAAAAGACATCGCTTTTTGTTGTGGTCGATGTACTAGATAACCTCGTAAAAGGTGGTCGAATCGGGAAAGGAAAAGCGATGATTGGATCGTTGCTTAATATTAAACCGATTGCAACCCTACAAGATGGTGTCTATACACCTGTCGCCAAAGCACGTAGCCATAAACAAGTAGTTGCACATCTATTTAAAGCATTTACAGAAGAAACGACGGGGAAAATTGTCCGTGGGGTAGGCATTGCACATGTTAACGGCCTAGCAATGGCAGAGCCATTGAAAAAACTAATTGAAGAGTCAGGGGTCAAAGATGTCAAACTGACATTTGCAACACCTGTCATTAGTACACATACAGGTGAGGGTGCAATTGGATTTATGTACTATACAGACTAA
- the trhA gene encoding PAQR family membrane homeostasis protein TrhA, with protein MTTAYDFKNVREELWNAITHGFGFLLSIPALVFLIIVGVQHGTATHVVSYTIFGASMLLLFLMSTLLHSMPIKFKRIFSILDHSAIYILIAGTYTPFLLITIKGVLGWTLFGVIWGLAIAGILFKVFFIHRFEFVSLIFYIVMGWLILIAIKPLFIQLTIVGFGLLVAGGLLYTVGSIFYAWRKIPYNHAIWHIFVMAGSASMYFCVLLYT; from the coding sequence TTGACCACTGCTTATGATTTTAAAAATGTACGAGAAGAGCTGTGGAACGCAATCACGCACGGTTTTGGCTTTCTTCTCAGTATACCTGCCCTTGTGTTCTTGATTATTGTAGGTGTGCAGCATGGCACTGCCACTCACGTTGTCAGTTACACTATTTTTGGTGCATCCATGCTGCTCTTATTCCTGATGAGTACGCTGCTCCATAGTATGCCAATTAAATTCAAACGAATCTTTTCCATACTTGATCACTCTGCCATTTACATCCTCATCGCAGGTACCTATACGCCGTTTCTCCTTATCACCATCAAAGGTGTACTTGGCTGGACATTATTCGGTGTCATATGGGGCTTAGCGATTGCTGGTATTTTGTTTAAAGTGTTTTTCATTCATCGATTTGAGTTTGTTTCGCTCATCTTTTACATTGTGATGGGCTGGCTCATTTTGATTGCGATAAAACCTTTATTCATCCAGCTCACAATTGTCGGCTTTGGACTACTAGTTGCCGGTGGTCTGTTGTACACGGTTGGCTCCATCTTTTATGCTTGGAGGAAAATTCCTTACAATCACGCGATTTGGCATATCTTCGTTATGGCAGGCAGTGCTTCGATGTATTTCTGCGTCCTCTTGTATACTTGA
- a CDS encoding lysophospholipid acyltransferase family protein — protein sequence MLKTIRTFSYLFGYLPFTIRRLIKVKKLSRQLDPDVRDLYVDETPKVWARGIMKRTKSTISITGTEHLPAGPVLLISNHEGNFDIPVLISTIPKPFGFISKVEVKKLPIINDWMDEMNCVFIDRSDRRSAMNVLKDSVEKLREGHSIIIFPEGTRSKGAGVQAFKSGFAKIAQDAGVPVIPIALYGTSAIMEKNNNKIRPAQVQVEVLPAIDAETVQGMDRKQLVDHAETLIRQAVEAMQANL from the coding sequence ATGCTGAAAACAATCCGGACGTTTTCGTATCTTTTTGGTTACTTGCCATTTACGATTAGAAGACTAATTAAAGTGAAGAAATTGAGTCGTCAGTTAGACCCTGATGTGCGGGATTTGTATGTCGATGAGACGCCTAAAGTATGGGCGAGAGGGATTATGAAACGAACGAAAAGTACGATTTCAATAACAGGTACAGAACATTTGCCAGCGGGTCCAGTGTTGTTGATTAGTAACCATGAAGGGAATTTTGATATTCCTGTGTTGATTTCTACGATACCGAAACCATTTGGCTTTATATCTAAGGTAGAAGTGAAGAAATTACCGATTATCAATGACTGGATGGACGAGATGAATTGTGTCTTTATCGACAGGTCTGATAGAAGGAGTGCGATGAACGTACTGAAAGACTCTGTAGAGAAATTACGCGAGGGTCATTCGATTATTATTTTCCCTGAAGGTACGCGTAGTAAGGGTGCCGGTGTTCAAGCGTTTAAGTCGGGATTTGCTAAAATCGCGCAGGATGCGGGAGTCCCTGTTATTCCAATTGCCCTTTACGGAACTTCAGCCATTATGGAAAAGAACAACAATAAAATTCGGCCTGCACAGGTTCAGGTAGAAGTTTTACCAGCCATTGATGCGGAAACGGTGCAAGGGATGGACAGAAAGCAGCTTGTTGACCATGCAGAAACGCTTATTCGTCAAGCTGTGGAAGCAATGCAGGCAAATTTGTGA
- a CDS encoding dihydrofolate reductase, giving the protein MISLLVAHDPNHVIGKDNELPWHIPEDLAYFKKMSMGKAMVMGRKTFDSIGRPLPGRLNVIVTRNKTYTVEGAVVVHDLQEAIAKAQAFSDEVMIIGGAEIFQTTMEIADRLYITYIQKEFEGDTFFPQYGPKWHLISASEDYVTEDGIPYSFLVYERNSLN; this is encoded by the coding sequence ATGATTTCACTACTTGTCGCACATGATCCAAACCATGTAATTGGGAAAGATAACGAATTGCCTTGGCATATACCTGAAGATCTTGCTTATTTTAAAAAGATGTCGATGGGTAAAGCAATGGTGATGGGACGTAAGACGTTTGACTCGATTGGTAGGCCGCTCCCTGGAAGGCTTAATGTTATTGTCACACGTAATAAGACATATACAGTGGAAGGTGCTGTTGTTGTTCATGATCTGCAGGAAGCCATTGCAAAAGCACAAGCTTTTTCTGATGAAGTGATGATTATCGGTGGTGCGGAGATATTTCAGACGACAATGGAAATCGCAGATCGCCTTTACATTACATATATACAGAAAGAGTTTGAAGGAGATACTTTTTTCCCTCAGTACGGACCTAAATGGCATCTTATATCAGCATCAGAAGATTATGTTACAGAAGATGGAATACCCTATTCATTCCTTGTGTATGAAAGGAATTCTTTGAACTAA